Proteins found in one Coffea eugenioides isolate CCC68of chromosome 5, Ceug_1.0, whole genome shotgun sequence genomic segment:
- the LOC113771191 gene encoding 40S ribosomal protein S4-like has translation MSKKPGQGPANQTRSFRDEEAKFKLCKVRSGQFGQKGIPYLNTYDGRTIRYPDPLIKANDTIKLDLENNKITEFIKFDVGNVVMVTGGRNRGWVGVIKNREKHKGSFETIHVQDATGHEFATRLGNVFIIGKGAKPWVSLPKEKGIKLSVIEEQRKRIAAQAATTA, from the exons ATGTCTAAAAAGCCAGGACAAG GGCCAGCTAATCAAACCAGAAGTTTCAGGGATGAGGAGGCAAAGTTTAAGCTGTGTAAGGTTCGATCAGGACAGTTTGGACAGAAGGGCATTCCATACCTGAATACCTATGATGGTCGTACCATTCGTTACCCAGACCCACTCATCAAGGCCAATGACACCATCAAACTTGACCTGGAGAACAACAAGATTACTGAATTCATCAAGTTTGATGTTGGGAATGTTGTCATGGTGACTGGGGGAAGGAACAGAGGTTGGGTTGGAGTAATCAAGAATAGAGAGAAACATAAGGGAAGCTTTGAGACCATCCATGTCCAAGATGCCACAGGTCACGAGTTTGCTACTCGTCTTGGTAATGTCTTCATCATTGGAAAAGGTGCAAAGCCCTGGGTGTCTCTTCCAAAGGAGAAAGGTATCAAGTTGTCAGTTATAgaggaacaaaggaaaaggaTTGCTGCCCAGGCGGCTACTACTGCCTAA